Genomic window (Bacillota bacterium):
TCTTATTGGGTGGCTTGTACTGGCAACAAGCTAAAATAAAATTTGGGCACCGTTTGGGCACCGTTTGGGCACCGAAACGCATCTTCAGCATCATATCGGGCCAAAGCAAAAACCCCGCAAACCGTTGCGGGGTCTAGCTTTTCTGCTGGAGCCGATGAAGGGATTTGAACCCCCGACCGGTGCATTACGAATGCACTGCTCTACCCCTGAGCTACATCGGCTTTTATTTAGGTTAAAACCGAAAGCACGCCCGTGACGCGCTGTCTATATTATACTTGCTTCCGCCTTGATGCGCAAGAGCTCGGGATCACTCACTTCATTCACATAATATCCATAAGTGTCTATTCAGGGGTAACAAGTGCCCCTTCACACCGTGCCATAAAAACTCTTCTTCGTTGTCACTTTGCTCCTTCAAAATGACGGGTAATCTGTTCATTTGCCGTGCTACGGGCAGCGCTGCATTGCTCACAGAATCGCACACTTGTGGGCTGGGACAGAGCCCGGCCTTACACCATGGTTTTGCCTTTTATGTTCAGGACAGAGCCCAGGCGTGAATGGAGAGGCCGATCCCTTAGAATAATACGATATCTAGTGTCACCAAGTTGTAGGTTTTGTTAAATGCACATAATTGCCGATAAGTATAGCAAGGATAAAAATGGGTGATGAAATTATGTATCTTAACTTTGTTCCTATCCTTCCGTCCCCTGAGCTTATGCCTCCTGATAGCGAACTGCCTCTGCAGCCCGGTCAAGTGCTACCGGCCAGGCTAATGGCTGCCGGCGACGGCACAGCTACTCTGCACCTGGCCGGACGCACATATTCTGCTAGTGGAGCATTGCCTTCAGAGACTGGCCTTTTCTGGGTTCAGGTGCAAAAAGTGGAGCCGGACAGAATCCAAGTAAAGCTCTTGCCCACCAAGTTTGAACCGGACTTGGATGCCAAGTTGCTGCTTGAAGCACTTGGCCTTAAGCCCAACGACGAGGGTGAAACAGCGGTGCAACAGCTGCTGCGCTGGCGTCTGCCGCTAAGTCAGAAGTTGGTGCAGGAATTTGTCAACGCGGCCCAAGCTGTGCCGGCAAAAGAACGGCCTGCATTCTGGGCCAGCCGTGCTTTCTTGCACAGCCTGGCCTTGAAAGATCACCCGGAGAAAGTTGAGGCTGCCCTCAAATATCTCTTGCGCCGTCCGGATGCAACCCCGAAAGGACAAGAGGTTATAAACCGCACCTGGCCGCTGTATCCGGATCAAGAAGCAGTGCGGATCTTAACCTTTCTAGCCGGACAAAGTGAAGGAGAAGTCTTTGTTATCTACCGCTACCAGGGTCAAAAAAGCCGGTCCCCAGATAACTGGCCCCGGTCACTGGTAATACGCCTTTTAACCGCTGCCTGGGGCCAAGTGTGGATCCTGCTCTTCATCCAGGGCCGAAACCTGGCAGCTAGGATCTTAGCCGAAGATAGTTCTTTCCTGCGCCTGGCCCAGGCTGCCCAGCCGGCACTCAAAAACCGTTTTCACACCATGGGCTGGGAACTGGCAGCCCTTACCACCGCCGAGAAAAAGATTACCAGCATCGCCGAGCTGATCAAGCCGCCCGGACCGGAAAATTACCAGCCCCTGGATGCACTGGTCTAAATCCACCAACCCAGTAGGCCAGTATTGCGGACAGAAACAACCTGGCCTTATGCGTGTCCCCTGTCTGGTTCGGCTATAGGTCCGGCTTAAGTGATTGTCCTTAAGCGAAGCTCTGCGACCGCCATTAAAAGAATGAGACGTAGCGAGGGAAAAAGCGGTATCCCAACACCGCTTGATGCTGGTTCAACCGCTGCTGTCAGTAGGGGGAGGTGTCCTGCAATGAGAAAAGAACGCCCTGTGGCCGCTGCCTTAGCTTACGATCCGGATAAAGACCAGGCGCCCCGGGTAGTGGCCAGCGGCAAAGGCCTCATAGCCGACCGAATTTTGGAGCGGGCCGAGGAAGCCGGCGTACCCATCTACAAAAACGCCCCCCTGGCCTTGACACTGGCCGGGCTAGGACTAGAAGAAGAGATCCCAACTGAGCTCTACCACTTGGTAGCCGAAGTGATCGCTTGGGTTTATCAATTGGAGAATAAACACGGGCCGGGACAGAGCCCGGCCACAGAAAGAGTATGATTGCAAGGCCCATCATCAAAGCGGAGCTTAGCCCTCATTCAAAAGAGCGAGGCGAGCGAGGGAAAACCGCCGATGCATTGTCCCCATCTTGTAGATGGGCAAGTCGAGCCCCAAGGGGCGAGTTCAGAGGCGGCCCGAGTAAGCCAGCTCGGTGGTTCTGGCGGGCGCCGCGAAGCGTGAGGATGGGCCAGCAAGCTTGGTGTGTGGTGTGTCCACAACCCCATCCCCTTGACCCTCCCCTACCGCTGACGTGTGCGGCGTCTAGTAATACCGCTCTTGGCTGAGGAACAGAACCATGCCTTGGGCCGCCTGGGCTCTGGTAAGAGGAGCCGCCGGTCGGAAATCATCCTGCCGGTCGGGATCCAGGTCCTGCCCTAGATACAAGGCCACGTGGCCCGGATATTTGATGCCGGCCGCGTCCTTGGCCGGTACATTCCAAATGCCTTCCAAAGCAGCCACCCGATCCTGATCCAAAGCCCGCACCGTCCACACTGCA
Coding sequences:
- a CDS encoding flagellar protein FhlB-like cytoplasmic domain-containing protein; amino-acid sequence: MRKERPVAAALAYDPDKDQAPRVVASGKGLIADRILERAEEAGVPIYKNAPLALTLAGLGLEEEIPTELYHLVAEVIAWVYQLENKHGPGQSPATERV
- a CDS encoding flagellar hook-length control protein FliK — encoded protein: MGDEIMYLNFVPILPSPELMPPDSELPLQPGQVLPARLMAAGDGTATLHLAGRTYSASGALPSETGLFWVQVQKVEPDRIQVKLLPTKFEPDLDAKLLLEALGLKPNDEGETAVQQLLRWRLPLSQKLVQEFVNAAQAVPAKERPAFWASRAFLHSLALKDHPEKVEAALKYLLRRPDATPKGQEVINRTWPLYPDQEAVRILTFLAGQSEGEVFVIYRYQGQKSRSPDNWPRSLVIRLLTAAWGQVWILLFIQGRNLAARILAEDSSFLRLAQAAQPALKNRFHTMGWELAALTTAEKKITSIAELIKPPGPENYQPLDALV